The Labrus bergylta chromosome 14, fLabBer1.1, whole genome shotgun sequence region AGTGGCGTCCATAATTCACGCAAAGTACCATGGGGGCTAAGAATAAAGTGGAtagatttgtatttttacttttttgcaCTATGAGATTTCAGAGCCTCATTCTGTTTTTCACGGTctaacattttctgtcatgattATAGGCTATTTAATTGTAATGTTCTGTTATGGAGTTAACCGTTTAATGTCCTCTCCATATAGGCTACTGTACCTTTCCTGCTTGCACTGGCTACTACACATCTAGCTACGCCACACACAGCTTGTGTCCCATTGTCAATGAAAGATTAGAAGCAGCCAGGGTTGTAGTTTCAATAGGTTGTAAGTTTGAGTACAGATTTGGTTGCAATTTGAGCATCACCTAGCCTACCTGCTGGAAAACAATGGAACAGCTGGCAAAGAGCAGTTtggatcatagactgtaaatattatggTTTGGAATCACCCCCTTAGGGTCATATGAACCGTTTTTTATCTTAAGAAAACAACTTCTACGTACGGCTCATTATCTAGTTAAAATCAGTCCTATCAGTGAAAGATATGGTGGAATTCATAAAATACAAGCGCTAGATTCGGTTGCTGACAGTATCTGCTTTTTAGTGCTGTCTCTTATAGCATTAAGTTGTAGGCCtactgaccatagactgtaaatatgataCTGACCAAATTTACAACTGACTGTTTAGACAGTATAACCgtaaaacaaaacaggattaaaacaaaatcattaGACTTAAGGAAATTTAGAAACAATGATActatacaaacacagacattataaactcaattCAAATAAGAGACTAAATAAGACCAAACAGTAAAATGACCCTAACCCTCAATGCTCACAAACCTGCTTCAGTTTTAGCCGCTGTTTTACTTGTGATATGAAGTAATTTTAATGAAGAAAGCAtatgttttataaatgaaacATATTACCGTACGATTGGAAATTGACTGACATTGCACATTTGTGCCATGAGGTGGCGCCATAGAATTAAATTAACAAAAGAAATCATGCAGAAGAGgattaataaaaagaaagtgttcTATTTATATGTATACAAATATCAAATAGTAAATCTTTATTATATATACAGTTAATGTGCCAATGTAAAACAGTAATAAATTGTTCCAAGTTCCTTTATCTTTTTGGATAATGATAGAAAATGATGCTAAAAGTGcaaattttatttaaattggtAAGCAATTAGGTCCCACTAATTAAATGGTGAAATAATCTTAGGTAAATGTTACAGTCATTGTGTTTATAAACCCATAGGATTTGGCACAAATTAAAGATTTTATCATTCATATGACATGTAAAAAGTTATTTGAAACTGTGATGCAGTGAAATTAATCTTCTTTCCCATACATTTTATTGCACATTCAACATTCAATGCCAATTTTCAAAAGTTCCTATCAAGATCCCTTCCTGATTTTTTTGTAACTAAAATATTTCAGTGAACAACACGAGATAACAGATGCAACAATTGATGATTCATGATAATATGCTTTAATAACTTTAGCACGTTATTCAAGAAGAACTTCTACACATATCTGTGTTAGAATTTATATCAAGCTTTCTACTTGAAAGAAGCTCAATATTTCTATGCACTTATAGGCAGCCTGAAATgagtttatataaatgatgttGCAGTAATGTGACTAAGGTGCTATGAACACTACACTTCAGATTAAATTTGCATGATCTAATACCTAAAAAACATAAGACTGGACGTcaaaaggtaaacatttgaATTAGTCAATGTTTGCATTTACTTGTACCAAAAATATTTGACCATtcagtaaaaagaaacattctAGTGATATATCTCAATAAGCAGTGAGGCGAAGATTAAAATAATGTCTGTACAAATACATTATAATCTATTGTCCTGCAAAGGTTTACACAAACTGATTAACACTCAATTCATCATATGCACAAAGTCTCAGCTTCAGCCAGCTATGCAACAGGAATTCTACGTGGTATAACATGAATTAACACTACTTTTTCTTTGTGCTGTCTGGTATAGTTTTGTCTCAGTAAATGAAAAAGCAATAGGGATTAAATAAAAAGGAGAGACAAAAGACTTCACATGCCATAGGTTTCAGAACACATTTTGAAGCAGAGCAGCAACATCACTCTAATCTTTACTAGTTTGCTTCTatccttctttttctgcttaAAAGCCTGAACAGTCGTACTCTTATAAAATGAATACTCAGCCCATAGATGGCTGGATTAAGAATTGGTGGAAATATCAAAAAgtacaaagacagaaacaactTGGTTTGGTAAGGAAGGTCAGTTGTGTTAAATCGACTTAGTGCTATTTCTAAAAAGCAACCTATTGCGTAGTTAACTATTGCTAGTAGGTGGGGAGTGCATGTCCGGAGGGCTTTGAGCTTGGACTTGCTGAATGACGCTAAACATACTCTTAGGATGTGTGCATATGAATAAAATATCATACAAATCTGTGGAACTGTGTACGCAACTACAGATAACAGACCGATTATGTTGACAATCGACGTATCAGAACAGGCCAGTTTGACTAAAATGTAATTCATGCAGTACAACTTTTCAATTGTTCTTTCACAATACCTCAGctgaagagtgaaaaaaaaaacaattaaaaaggcAAGTAAGGGAAAGAGCCAGGTAAAAACAATCAGTTTAACAAGTCTTTGTGACATGATGGTATGATAAAGCAGTGGATAACAAATGGCCACATACCTGTCATAACTCATCGCTGCAAGAATTGTGAATTCAGTTATGGCATATGTGTGTACTGCATAGATCTGTGTCTGACAAAGTGCCAGAGATATGTCATATGAGCGTAACAACAGGTTGCTCAGGACTGCTGGCAGTAAAGCTGTGCTTCCATACAGACCATTCACTGCCAAGTTACACACCAATAAGTACATGGGCTCATGCAGGCTTTTTTCATGATAAATCACACCGATTAAGACGACATTTTCAACAATAATGGTGATGTATATCataaggaaaatgaaaaagtaCAATGGCTTCAGCTCTTCCATTCCATAGTAAGCATACAGATGAAAAGACGTCACTTCAGAGACATTCTTCATCCTGACAGATATTAATCTTTGCACATTTATATAATCTGTACAATTTTCACTCTACTACACAATCTGAGGCAAACCGGTTTTACCTGTGTGAAACCCCCCTCTCATCATGTATTTAACTTTACTTTTATACCCTTAACATTAGTCCCTCTCTGGAATTCGGTCTCGTATTATGTCTCACCTCCATGGCAAATCCTGCATGCTCCCATGTGGGGGTGTGGTGTCACTGCCATGAAATCATACAAACTGCTGTATTGCATACAAATACCAAAGGCATCAGTCTtgacaaaacatgtttacaaacactgcaaataagagaaaaaaataaagtataaatgatGTTCTCATGGCAACATTTCTATGTACCTGACATGTTATGTTCAACACCAACATAAAAGGAAATCTCTGTGACTAGAATGAAATATAGCTAAAAGTAGTTCgactttgtttgaaaatatgtgGGAGTGGTGGAGAAATATCTAGGACAGATCTACTATCAAATCTTTTGATCAGCTGTATGTAAGATGTACAGAAACCTCATGGACATCCATTCACTAACTGTGAAGATCATCCTAAACAGGAAATTCCTATTTGATAGGCCTCAATGATAAGGGGGAACAGGTTTAGTAATATCTGCCTTTTAGGGTAAAAACACTGAACTAATTGGTTGGACATTGATGTCCATAGGTAGGGCAGAGAAATAATAACAAGTTAAGGTTATTGTACAGATCATCAGATGATTACGTGATTGttgctgcacacacaaaagtcTGCTTGATCAATCTTGGTTGGATTACATTGCTACTCAAGGGTTGTAAAGTTCATGATAGTTATAATAGTTGATACATGAATCTAGTGGTGCACTAACCATCTTAAATGACAGTATAAGGTGTCATCTGGAGTTTTGATCAACATTAGATACCCTAACAAATATTCCCTGCCTGTGTCCAAGGCTaaacactttacacactgactgTTTATCATGCAAGTGCATATCAACCATGTCTACTAAAttcctccatcagctctgttcATTCCTACTTTTGCCGCTCTCTGGCCTCCTGCATTCGCCCCTCCCAGGGCACTGTTAGGTTCAGCAATACCCCCGCCCAGATAGATCAGCATTATATCTCTTCAAAGGGTTAAGGTCCAGGTCCCTCTTGAATCTGCCAATCATACACCCCTTTTTGTTTGGGATTTGCAAATTCTGCCCTCACAAATGTCTGAATATTTTGGTGGTGGGAGATGCTGGTCAAAAGAAGTGCTAATTGACTTCAGGATAACTATAaaggtcctgacacaccaagcagacggcgtGGAAgtagtggcgacgaaggccgACTGTGGCGTCGCCTCAAGACGCCTCACAATGCCTTTGTCTttgccaaaaagttgcacttgatcacatcgcaaagactacagccgacggccgaCCACCATGggcatgcgtgagaggaaataactctccatgccagcatgCAACATGACATGTCAAATCGGCCgaaaaaaggcagatgagggctgacgggtagcgacggagctggacacaccacAAAAACTAGAGCTACGATCGCTAACTGACGGTCCACCTAGGACCGACGGCCgatgatctccttggtgtgtcagggccttaagcaTGGTAGTGTCACTTAAAATACACCACACCCCTTCCAAATTGCTTTAGGGCAGGAACTCATGTAGTGCTtcagtgttcttcttctttggcaaAAAAGTACGTTTGAGCTTTGACTTTGCCACAACAAAAGAGGTAAGATGAGTTTGCTAGAACTTTGCACACAAATGGGATGAGAAAGTTGATGTGGAAGGGTTcagtttttaacatttcagaCCATAAGATCTTGCTGTCCTTAAAATGTTCCCATCTCACCTTTACCAGTCTGGTTAACAGTTATATCTTCTTGTATGGGTAGCCATATAGTCCTTGCTTTGGGGTTTCCTGTCTTGTTTCTTACACCATAGAGGGCTATGATTCACAGCAATCCCAACCATGTTATAAACTATCATCcaataatgtttgtgtttcatgtcaTCTGTAGAATAATATCCTAAGTAATGAACATTGCTTTTGAAATAGTAACCTTTTTAAATTGCTGTTATCACCGAAGAATACTGATAATAGGTTGggttttttaaatacttttttattctagcatgatgtttttttttaattcattttggaTGTGAGAGTTAATTACTTTGGTGACTTTGAAACAATATTTCTTCATCAACTGTTTCACAACAGCTCCACCAGATCAAAAAAATCTCCACATACCGTTCATATAGATCAAGTGTGATCTCAGTGTTAGAATAAAGCAGATACTAATTGCTTCCTTAGGGATATAACAATTCAGACTGGTGCATGTTTATCCCTGCAGCTGCAGTTTCCCTTGTTAATTGctcttttaatgtgtttaaacaATGAATTTATTTTAACCTAGCTAACCTTCTTAAGAGGACGTTATATATACATTCATAaccaaatgaaaacattaataaaGTAAGCTAAGcaaagctaaaataaaaaaataaaataaaatcaataataaatGAAGAACAGTCTAAAATGAGCTTGAGTAAGTAAGAGAAAACATGTtattagaaaaatataaataagttaAACTCAAACTAAAAACAACCTAGCGGCATTTGTGAAATGCAGGAAGAACTAGCTGgcagtattaaaaaaatagcAGACATTAAATCTCTTTCCAATCGTCCcatatttttttgtacttaaaTTTGCATTGTTTAGAAAATCTAAATGTTCCTTAAGAAATTCTGGACAATTGCATTTGCCCTTGTTTGCCACCTTAAAAATTAGCTATACTGAACTACTTTAAAAACTGAAGACATGATGAGCCAAGTTGAGCTTATTTGAGCTGAATTAACTAAATAACTAAAATAAGAACTTGTGAAATGTACTAAATTTAGCCAGGCCAGGCTCCAGTGATCTGAAATGTAAAGGCGTGCATTGTAGTTTGTTACTGCAGGTGCTTAGACACCATCATCCTCTTCATTTTGTATGGCAGCTCAGGTATCATATATTAAACTGGAAGGTTATATGCATGTTACTTTTAGCACTGTAATGTGTCATTTCAAAGATGGTAAAGGTCAAAAAGGAGACCAAAGTACAACATTCACGACAATATGATCTCAATTGAAGGATTTGTTTGCACATCACCTCTTCAGAGCTATGTCACAGAGCACAGCTGTGAATAAAAATCATCCAACtgtgtttaacatttttaagcCTACAAATCTAACTTATGACTGCTAGGCTTCATAACATTCAAAATGggattgttttctctttcagccTATTTTGTTGAATGTACATTGTGTGGGCTGATGTTGATTGAAATACATCTGACACTTGACTAGTATAATGGCTCTGTTTTTGAATTTGgcattttttcatttataattgACTTATTCCATATAAAAATGCACAAGCTTCATCTTCATTTTATTGGAGGGAAATATTGTCTGAGAGTTGCAGCTATTGCAGTTTTACTGTAGACATTATTGTGTTCAGAAAACGTGTACCTGATTTGAACCCCacatgaaagaataaaaaagggacTCTGCACAATATTAAAATATTGATATCACAGTATGATGGCTCATGCAATATTTACAACACTCAACACTGAATGCAAATTTCAAAAGTTTGTGTTACATTATTAAactattattacatttttttagagtttcaatcaaacagcaacagaaGGACAAAAAACGTCAGgtgatataaatacacacaaacatattcacATTAATGTCTGCATGCTTTATTAAGATGATCAGATGTTCATTACAACTACACTTCCATTCAAAATCTTTTGCgtttcttcaaaacaaaacattggaTCAACCTTTTGAAGTTAAATAATCATATTGGAGTTTTCAGACCAGGCAGGACGGGCATGAACAAAACCAGCTGCATAATCATCCAATGTAAAGGCTGGCATCAGAAAATCAATGTGACATGACATGAATTCAACACTTGTTTTCCCAGTGCTTGCTGATATGTTATTGTTTTAGTAAATGCAATAATTCAATTGATTGCCtatgtggagagagaggagatgtggTGTCATGTGTGTCTTTAGGCTTCAGCATGcaggacacattttttaaaagcacattaGCAAAACCCCTCTTTGCTAATTTATCTCTTGCatgttttttctgctgaaaaGCCTGAACAGTCGGACTCTTATGAGCTGAATACTCAAGCCATAGATGGCTGGATTAAGAATTGGGGGAAATATCAAAAAgtacaaagacagaaacaactTGGTTTGGTAAGGAAGGTCAGTTGTGTTAAATCGACTTAGTGCTATTTCTAAAAAGCAACCTATTGCGTAGTTAACTATCGCTAGTAGGTGGGGAGTGCATGTCCGGAGGGCTTTGAGCTTGGACTTGCTAAATGATGCTAAACATACTCTTAGGATGTGTGCATATGAATAAAATATCATACAAATCTGTGGAACTGTGTACACAACTGCAGATAACAGACCGATTATGTTGACAATAGACGTATCAGAACAGGCCAGTTTGACTAAAACATAATTCATGCAGTACAACTTTTCAATTGTTCTTTCACAAAACCTCAGCTGAAGAGTGAACAGTAAAACAGTCAGAAAAGCCAGAAAAGGGTAAAGCCAGGTAAAAACAATCAGTTTAACAAGTCTTTGTGACATGATGGCATGATAAAGCAGTGGATAACAAATGGCCACATACCTG contains the following coding sequences:
- the LOC114921170 gene encoding olfactory receptor 52D1-like, whose translation is MKNVSEVTSFHLYAYYGMEELKPLYFFIFLMIYITIIVENVVLIGVIYHEKSLHEPMYLLVCNLAVNGLYGSTALLPAVLSNLLLRSYDISLALCQTQIYAVHTYAITEFTILAAMSYDRYVAICYPLLYHTIMSQRLVKLIVFTWLFPLLAFLIVFFFTLQLRYCERTIEKLYCMNYILVKLACSDTSIVNIIGLLSVVAYTVPQICMIFYSYAHILRVCLASFSKSKLKALRTCTPHLLAIVNYAIGCFLEIALSRFNTTDLPYQTKLFLSLYFLIFPPILNPAIYGLSIHFIRVRLFRLLSRKRRIEAN
- the LOC109997052 gene encoding olfactory receptor 52Z1P-like, whose protein sequence is MTNVSEVTSFHLSAYHGMDDLKPMYFCIFLIIYLTIIVENVVLIRLIYHEKSLHEPMYLLVCNLAVNGLYGSTALLPAVLSNLLLRSYDISLALCQTQIYAVHTYATTEFTILAAMSYDRYVAICYPLLYHAIMSQRLVKLIVFTWLYPFLAFLTVLLFTLQLRFCERTIEKLYCMNYVLVKLACSDTSIVNIIGLLSAVVYTVPQICMIFYSYAHILRVCLASFSKSKLKALRTCTPHLLAIVNYAIGCFLEIALSRFNTTDLPYQTKLFLSLYFLIFPPILNPAIYGLSIQLIRVRLFRLFSRKNMQEIN